Part of the Streptomyces sp. NBC_00457 genome, AGCCTGGACGAGGCCGTCGACGAGGTGCGCGAGGACAAGCGGCAGAAGGATTCGGCCCGACTGCGCCGGCGCGAGCAGGAGCGGGTCGAGCGGGCCCAGCTCAAGGCGATCAGCCGGGGTCACCGCGGCTTCGTCGGACGCGGCCCCGGCCCCGGACGGCCGATGGAGATGCCGGCCCTGGAGCGCGACTCCGACCGAGTCACCGCGGAGCCTGCCATATCCACCTCGGAGCCCCTGCCCGTACGCTCACGGCCCTCCCTGCAGCCCGTCCGCCAGAGCTCTGACCCGATCACCGTGGACCTCACCGCGGAGGACGACACGATGGCGCTGCCGCGCCTCGACTCCCTGGAGCGCAAGCTCAAGGACCTGGAGCAGCAGTTCGGCTAGGAAAGCCGGGACGGACGCAGTCGACGTCAGGGGGTACGGCCCGGGGCCGTGCCCCCTTTCGCGGTCACGCGGCCCCCGCGTCGAGTTCGAACCACACCGCCTTCCCCACCCCGTGCGGCCGTACGCCCCAGGCGTCCGCGAGGGACTGCACCAGGGCCAGGCCACGGCCGTGCGTACCGTCGTCGGCGTTCGGTACGCACAGCCGGGGCCTGCGGGCGACGAAGTCCCGTACCTCCACCCGCAGTCCGCGGGGTCCTACGACGGCCGTCAGGACCGCGTCGTTGTCGGTGTGGACGATGGCGTTGGTGACGAGTTCGCTGGTGAGCAGTTCCGCTATCTCGGACCGCCCGGGCTTGCCCCAGTGCCGTAACAGCTCGCGCAGTGCCCTGCGTGCCTCCGGGACCGCCTTCAGGTCCGCGCGTCCGAGTCTGCGCCGCAGCTGCGGCCGCGCCGTGACGCCGTCGGTCTCTTCCTCCACCATGTGAGCCGAGAAGGCCCCGATCGCCGTGGGACCGCCCCCTCGTGCCTGCCTTTTCATGACCCCCGCCTGCGTGCCGATGTCGGTTCCCCTCTGCCTCGAACACGTTCACGGGGATCCATGCCCGTTGGCTCACTCGACAGTCATGTGGAATCGTCAACGACCGGCTGTTCGGCCATGCGTACGACAGCCGCCGCGCTGTCGATGGACCCTGGTGGAGGCGGCCTCGGGACAGGCCGGGTCACCCTTCGTACGCCGCACGCTGTACGGGTGCGCGGCTGCGGGGTATCGGCCCAACTGCCCATGGCGCGCTGCCGATCCCGCCGTATGCGACGAAGCCGTGGGGCAGCTGGGTCCGACCGGTTCCCCCGGCCCGTGAAGCTGGCCGGAAATCGCCGCTTTCGGGCCTTGTTCAGTGGAGGTTCAGTGGAGCTTGGCGACAGCCGTGGTCGTCGTCTTCTTGAAGGCCCTCACCGGCGCGTCGTCGAAGTCGCCGAGCTGCGACCACTCCACGACCGTGACGGTGCGTCCGTCCCGGCCGACCGACAGGAGGTGGATGTCCGTCGCACCCCAGGAGGCGGCGGTGTGCAGGCCGTGCACACGGGCGCCCTCCTCGACGGGCAGGGTGCCGTAGTCCTTGTGCGTGGCCTCGATCTCCGGGTCCCGCTCGATGCGGGCGGGGCAGGTCCGTATCTCCTTGTTGAGGCGGGTGGCGAGGGCCTTGGCCTTGGCGGCCGTGCCCGTGACGATGTTCAACTGGCGGGCGCTCGCGTCCAGTTCGGTGTGGAAGGCACGGTAGCGGGAGTCGTAGCCCGGCAACGCGTCCGCCAGGCACAACAGCAGTTCCTCCGGGACGCCGTCGGTGATGGCGCCCGCGGTCCAGGAGGAGGACGGGTGCGGCGGCAGGTCGGCGGCCGAGAGGAACCCCGTGCGGGGTGTCGCGCCGGCCGGTGCGGTGAGTACGGAACCGAGCATGAGGCCCGTGAGGGCGAGTAGGGTGAGCGCGCCTGCGCGGGTCTGCTTGAGCATGGGTGTCCCCGTGGTGAGTGTGTGAACGACAGGAGCCGCCGCGACTCCGGGTGGTCGGCCCGGTCCTGGTCGGTGCGGCACCCAGAGCATCAGCGGTCACGGCGGGCGGGCGCAACCTCCGGCGCACCGTCGGCGACGGTGGAACCGTCCCAGCCCGTCCGACGTGCAGATACAGGGGGTGCCTGGGATGGCGTCCCGGGAGGGAATACGGGGGAATGGTGCCGGAAGAGGACGACGTCGCGCGGTTCGCTGCGCTGCTGAGGCAGTTGAAGGACCGTACGGACCGCAGTTACGGCGCGCTGGCCCGCCGCCTGCACATGAACACCTCGACCTTGCACCGCTACTGCGCGGGCGAAGCGGTCCCAGTCGACTTCGCCCCCGTGGAACGCTTCGCCGCGCTGTGCGGGGCGACCGCGGAGGAGCGGTTGGAACTGCACCGGCTGTGGCTGGCGGCGGTGGCGGCACGACAACGGCCGGCGGGGAAGCCGGAGATGACGCAGGAGGCGGCCGGGGCTTCGGGTGCCGGGGCGCCTGGCGCAGCGGGAGCCGGGCCGGCCGACGCTACAGGAGCTGCGGCGCTCGGCGCCACGGGAGATGCGGCGCCCGGCGCTACGGGTGCTAGGAGTTCTACGGGAGCCGTATCGGCCGGTGCTTCGGGTGCCGCCCCCGCTTCCCGGGCCACCCCCTGGTACCGCCGACGCCGCCTCACCGTCACCACGGCTGCCGTGGCCGCCGTGCTGCTGGCCACGCTGGGCACTCTGTCCGCGCTGCCGGACGGGAGTTCCTCGGTGGAGGCCGATGGCCGGCTCGCGGACCCCACCCCTACGACGACGTCCGGCGCGCCGAAGAGCCCCTCCCCCAAGTCGGCCAGCCCCTCTTCCTCTTCCGGATCCGCCACACCGTCACCGTCGGTCAGCGGCAAGGCGGCCACGTCGGCGCCGCCCACCGGCGGTGGTGGCGCGGCCTCCGGCAACGGCCCGTCGGGCGGCGGCTCCTCCGGCGGTGAGGAGACGCCGAGCGGGACGGCCGACGTGCCGCTCACCTGGACGGCCGACTCGCACGAGTGGGCGCTCGGCTGCAGTCATGACTACGTCATCGACAAGCCGCCGCAGCAGGTCCCCCCGCCGCCTCCGCCGCAGGACGCCGCGAACTGGGCCAGGGCGCTGGGAGCGGTGCACGGGCGGGAGCAGTTGGTGGAGATCTCCGTGCAGGGGCGCTCCAAGACAGCCGTGGTGCTGGAGGCGCTCCGCGTCCGGGTGGTGGGCCGCGGGGAGCCGGTCGCCGGGAAGGCGTACTCGATGGACCAGGGCTGCGGCGGATCGCTGTCGCCGCGCTACTTCGCCGTCGACCTGGACATCAACCGGCCCATCGCCCGGCCGGTCGACGGCGGCGACGAGAACGGCCCGATCCCGGCGGTGCGCATGCCCTACCGGGTCTCCTCCGAGGACCCGGAGGTGCTGCTCGTCACCGCGACGACTCAGACCTGCGACTGCCGCTGGTTCCTGGAGCTCGACTGGTCCTCCCAAGGGCGCTCCGGAACGGTTCGCATCGACGACCACGGCCGCCCGTTCCGCACCAGCAGCATCGAGGGCCTGTCGCGGTACTCGTACTACCAGCTCCAGTGGAGCCCCTGGACCGAGTGAGCAACACCGTTACGGGCGTGGCAGGTTGACTCACGCCTCCCAAACCGCGGCGGCCGTACGGTCGTCGGCGTAGCCCTTGACCCGGGTCTGGGTGTCGGCGAGGAACGCGGCGAGGCCGGGCGGGGTGGGGCCCGACCATCGGCCGGTCAGGTACTTGCACAACTCGGGTTCGCCGCGCAGGGGTTCGGCCAGGCCGCTGGTGCACATCAGGAGCGTGTCACCCGGGCGGGC contains:
- a CDS encoding ATP-binding protein; translation: MVEEETDGVTARPQLRRRLGRADLKAVPEARRALRELLRHWGKPGRSEIAELLTSELVTNAIVHTDNDAVLTAVVGPRGLRVEVRDFVARRPRLCVPNADDGTHGRGLALVQSLADAWGVRPHGVGKAVWFELDAGAA
- a CDS encoding helix-turn-helix domain-containing protein, with protein sequence MVPEEDDVARFAALLRQLKDRTDRSYGALARRLHMNTSTLHRYCAGEAVPVDFAPVERFAALCGATAEERLELHRLWLAAVAARQRPAGKPEMTQEAAGASGAGAPGAAGAGPADATGAAALGATGDAAPGATGARSSTGAVSAGASGAAPASRATPWYRRRRLTVTTAAVAAVLLATLGTLSALPDGSSSVEADGRLADPTPTTTSGAPKSPSPKSASPSSSSGSATPSPSVSGKAATSAPPTGGGGAASGNGPSGGGSSGGEETPSGTADVPLTWTADSHEWALGCSHDYVIDKPPQQVPPPPPPQDAANWARALGAVHGREQLVEISVQGRSKTAVVLEALRVRVVGRGEPVAGKAYSMDQGCGGSLSPRYFAVDLDINRPIARPVDGGDENGPIPAVRMPYRVSSEDPEVLLVTATTQTCDCRWFLELDWSSQGRSGTVRIDDHGRPFRTSSIEGLSRYSYYQLQWSPWTE